In one window of Maribacter sp. BPC-D8 DNA:
- a CDS encoding AsmA-like C-terminal region-containing protein — protein sequence MGKKILKIVGVLLVLIIIVLIAAPFFLEAKIGEIIKSNVNQNVNATLDFSEANLSLVSSFPNAEVEFKDVVLLNKAPFEGDTLFKAKNLDLTMGIMQLFKSEGDAIAINNINLDGAFINVVVDKEENANYDIAKPSEPTAADEESSSTDGFNLDLQSYEITNTRIYYTDNSTGITFKLDNFQHKGTGDLSLATSELDTHTDALISLEMDSVNYLNRNTIKLDALVGIDLNESKYSFLKNEALINQLPLVFDGFIKLNETSQEIDLTFKTPSSDFKNFLGLIPEVYSKDIENVTTTGDFAVNGNFNGIVDETHIPKFHVDLKSDNASFKYPDLPKAVSNVFFDIQLNNKTGIVEDTYVDVNKASFMIDEDKFNLTSHITELMGNTKVKAHIDGAMNLANISKAYPVPAEYDLKGLLKLDITTAFDMQSVEKEQYEKTSTTGDLSVTNFEYNSEELANPVKFNAASLTFNPKTVTLNQLNGTTGTTDFDATGTINNLLGFMFNDEKVEGNFNLKSNSFALSDFMVAEVEAPTTTNESKSTSGGAVQEEKIKIPSFLDATINADAKKVLYDDIVLSDVKGVLKIKDETATLSNMTAGMFGGKIGFNGDVSTKNETPTFNMKLDLNQLGIQETFASVDLFKAIAPIAKMLKGKLTSDISLSGNLTDDLMPNLLSLTGEMFADLMTEEVNTEEAPVLNSLVSNLNFIDLKQLNLKDLKTSLSFKDGIVVVKPFTLNYKDIAINVDGSHSFDQKLNYKATLQVPAKYLGSNITKLIAKIDDPSLADLTIPVVANIGGLYNSPKVTTDMSSGVKQLTSKLIEVEKQKLIAKGTDKAKDLIGGLISGNKTTTDSTSQKTNDTKTAAKDILGGILSTKKDTATTKSIKKDSTPVKTEEAVKEKAKDILGGLFGKKKKDSTN from the coding sequence ATGGGTAAGAAAATATTAAAAATTGTAGGGGTATTATTAGTCTTGATTATTATAGTTTTAATTGCGGCTCCTTTCTTCTTAGAAGCTAAAATAGGAGAGATTATAAAAAGTAATGTCAATCAGAATGTTAATGCCACATTAGATTTTTCTGAAGCTAATTTAAGTTTGGTCAGTAGTTTTCCGAACGCAGAAGTGGAGTTTAAAGATGTTGTGCTATTAAATAAAGCTCCTTTTGAGGGAGACACCTTATTTAAGGCTAAAAACTTAGACTTAACCATGGGTATTATGCAATTGTTTAAAAGCGAGGGTGATGCTATAGCTATTAATAATATCAATTTAGATGGCGCATTCATTAATGTTGTCGTTGATAAAGAAGAAAATGCCAACTATGATATTGCAAAACCTTCAGAGCCAACTGCGGCTGATGAAGAATCTAGCTCAACCGATGGTTTTAATTTAGACTTACAATCTTATGAAATAACCAATACTAGAATTTATTACACCGATAATTCAACGGGTATAACCTTTAAATTAGATAATTTTCAGCATAAAGGAACCGGAGATTTGTCTTTGGCTACTTCTGAGCTAGATACGCATACAGATGCTCTTATATCCTTGGAAATGGATAGTGTTAATTACTTGAATAGAAACACGATTAAGCTAGATGCACTTGTTGGTATCGATTTAAATGAGAGCAAATATTCTTTTTTGAAGAATGAGGCGTTAATCAATCAGTTGCCATTAGTGTTTGATGGTTTTATTAAATTAAATGAGACCAGTCAAGAAATTGATTTGACATTCAAGACTCCGTCTTCAGATTTTAAAAACTTTTTAGGGCTGATACCAGAGGTTTATTCTAAAGACATTGAAAATGTTACTACTACAGGTGACTTTGCAGTTAACGGTAATTTTAATGGTATTGTTGATGAAACACATATTCCTAAATTTCATGTTGATTTAAAATCGGATAATGCATCATTTAAGTATCCAGATTTACCAAAAGCGGTAAGTAATGTATTCTTTGATATTCAATTGAATAATAAAACGGGTATTGTAGAAGATACTTATGTTGATGTAAATAAAGCTTCTTTTATGATAGATGAAGATAAATTCAATCTTACATCACACATAACAGAGTTAATGGGTAATACGAAAGTTAAAGCGCATATTGACGGTGCTATGAACTTGGCTAATATTTCGAAAGCTTACCCAGTACCTGCAGAGTATGATTTAAAAGGGTTGTTGAAGCTAGATATTACTACAGCTTTTGATATGCAGTCTGTAGAGAAAGAACAATATGAAAAAACAAGTACTACGGGTGATTTAAGTGTAACCAATTTTGAATACAATTCAGAAGAGTTGGCAAACCCTGTAAAATTCAATGCAGCTAGTTTAACTTTCAATCCTAAGACTGTCACTTTAAATCAATTAAATGGTACAACAGGTACCACAGATTTTGATGCTACAGGTACTATAAACAATTTGTTAGGGTTTATGTTTAATGATGAAAAAGTTGAGGGTAATTTTAACCTGAAATCTAATTCTTTTGCTTTAAGCGATTTTATGGTTGCTGAGGTAGAAGCGCCTACAACTACAAATGAGAGTAAGTCCACTTCTGGTGGCGCGGTACAAGAAGAAAAAATTAAGATTCCATCTTTTTTAGATGCGACCATTAATGCAGATGCTAAAAAAGTATTGTATGATGATATTGTGTTAAGTGATGTAAAAGGAGTTTTGAAGATAAAAGATGAAACTGCTACGCTAAGTAATATGACTGCAGGTATGTTTGGTGGTAAAATCGGCTTTAATGGCGATGTGTCTACAAAGAATGAGACGCCTACTTTCAATATGAAATTAGATTTAAATCAACTTGGTATTCAAGAAACATTTGCTTCTGTTGATTTGTTTAAAGCTATAGCGCCAATTGCGAAAATGTTGAAAGGTAAATTAACCTCAGACATTTCTCTATCAGGTAATTTAACCGATGATTTAATGCCAAATTTATTGTCATTAACCGGTGAGATGTTTGCTGATTTAATGACAGAAGAAGTTAATACAGAAGAGGCACCTGTATTAAATTCATTAGTTTCTAACTTAAATTTTATTGATTTAAAACAGCTTAATTTAAAAGACTTGAAAACCTCGTTATCTTTTAAAGATGGTATCGTGGTTGTAAAACCTTTTACTTTAAACTATAAGGATATTGCCATAAATGTTGATGGTAGCCATTCGTTTGATCAAAAATTGAATTACAAAGCTACTTTACAAGTGCCTGCAAAATATTTAGGTTCGAATATTACAAAGTTGATTGCTAAAATAGATGATCCTTCTTTGGCTGATTTAACGATACCTGTTGTCGCTAACATTGGTGGTCTTTATAATAGTCCTAAGGTTACCACAGATATGAGTTCTGGTGTTAAGCAATTAACTTCAAAGCTTATTGAGGTTGAAAAACAAAAGCTTATAGCTAAAGGTACCGATAAGGCGAAAGATTTAATTGGTGGTTTAATTAGTGGAAATAAAACAACGACAGATTCTACCAGCCAAAAAACGAATGACACTAAAACAGCTGCTAAAGATATTCTAGGCGGAATCTTATCTACTAAGAAAGATACTGCCACTACCAAATCTATTAAGAAAGATTCTACTCCTGTTAAAACAGAAGAAGCTGTAAAAGAAAAGGCAAAAGATATCTTAGGTGGCTTATTCGGTAAAAAGAAAAAAGATAGTACTAACTAA
- a CDS encoding queuosine precursor transporter, which yields MTLKDRKLAQRIYLYLGALFITSLVVSNLIFQKFFYWNPFGDFTVFGVSLFEVSVGILPYPITFLITDLISEIYGRKMANQIVTAGIFASFFSMGIILLAEAAPAISSSPLNDETFKQVFALSPIAVLASMIAYLLAQYVDVAIYHFWKKLTKGKYLWLRNNFSTFLSQFLDTFTVVGLLCVFKVLPWELFFGLVVSGFIFKIFIAFIDTPFLYFFVYIMRKRFNLKPNEELDLDVLD from the coding sequence ATGACCTTAAAAGATAGAAAATTAGCTCAGCGTATTTATCTGTATTTAGGGGCTTTATTTATCACTTCTTTAGTGGTTTCTAACCTTATATTTCAAAAGTTCTTTTATTGGAATCCCTTCGGGGATTTCACCGTTTTTGGGGTTTCACTTTTTGAAGTGTCCGTAGGTATTTTACCTTATCCCATAACTTTTCTAATAACAGATCTTATCTCAGAAATATATGGTAGAAAAATGGCAAACCAGATTGTCACCGCCGGTATTTTTGCATCTTTCTTTTCTATGGGTATTATATTGTTGGCAGAAGCTGCTCCGGCAATTTCTTCATCACCTTTAAACGATGAAACGTTTAAGCAAGTTTTTGCACTGTCGCCAATAGCTGTTTTAGCTTCTATGATTGCATATTTGCTAGCGCAGTATGTAGATGTGGCTATTTATCATTTCTGGAAAAAATTGACCAAAGGCAAGTATTTATGGTTACGTAATAATTTTTCGACATTCTTATCACAATTTCTCGACACGTTTACCGTTGTGGGGTTGTTATGTGTCTTCAAAGTATTACCGTGGGAGCTTTTTTTCGGTCTCGTAGTAAGCGGATTTATTTTTAAGATTTTTATAGCATTTATAGACACCCCTTTTCTCTATTTCTTCGTATATATTATGAGAAAACGTTTTAATCTAAAGCCAAATGAAGAATTGGACTTAGATGTGTTAGATTAA
- the sppA gene encoding signal peptide peptidase SppA, which translates to MNFLRNFLASILGSLFAFGIMFVMFLIFVSLVSSGEDTVAIEDNSILELQLQRQISDYTGSDELDPFAGIFEESQGLDEIIQAIEVAKNDDRIKGISINNNFIMAGLAQTQAIRKSLEDFKAEGKFIYAYADFFMQRDYYLASVADSIFINPVGVLDFKGLSTEVLYYKELQEKSGIKMEVIRHGKYKSAVEPYLENNMSEANRSQLTSLLQSLWNSMIVDISKTRSISESDLNIIADTLGGRTPKYAKQSGLIDDVVFYDEYESKLANALKIKKDEDINYSTLDDYVKYSNKKKLKSGDDKIAIVFAQGEILYGEGGPNIIGQGIINEALIKAREDEDVKAIVLRVNSPGGSALTSDIIWREVALAKKVKPVIVSMGNVAASGGYYIAAGADKIFAEPTTITGSIGVFGTVPNMTELAGDIGINAEQVGTNKNAVEYSLFEPMQESFKNQIQESIEETYQTFLQRVSEGRNMTMAQVDSVAQGRVWSGTEALEVGLVDELGNLDDAIEAAAELASLSSYGIKKFPKYKSGFERFMEDLEGASLQIKENLLKDEIGDEAYKVLKELQSFKEQKGIQARMPFALDIK; encoded by the coding sequence ATGAATTTTTTAAGAAATTTTCTTGCTTCCATATTGGGATCTCTGTTTGCATTCGGTATCATGTTTGTAATGTTTTTAATTTTTGTGAGCTTGGTTAGTAGTGGTGAAGATACCGTTGCAATTGAAGACAACTCTATTCTTGAGTTACAATTACAAAGACAAATATCTGATTATACGGGTAGTGACGAATTAGATCCTTTTGCAGGTATTTTTGAAGAGTCGCAAGGACTGGATGAAATAATACAAGCTATTGAGGTAGCGAAAAATGATGACCGTATAAAGGGAATCAGTATTAACAACAATTTCATAATGGCAGGTTTGGCACAAACACAAGCTATTAGAAAATCATTAGAAGATTTTAAGGCTGAAGGTAAATTTATTTACGCATATGCAGATTTTTTTATGCAGCGTGATTATTATTTGGCTAGTGTGGCAGATTCTATTTTTATAAACCCTGTAGGGGTTTTAGATTTTAAAGGTTTGTCTACAGAGGTGCTTTACTATAAAGAACTGCAAGAGAAATCTGGAATTAAAATGGAGGTTATTCGTCATGGTAAGTATAAAAGTGCTGTTGAGCCTTATTTAGAAAATAACATGAGTGAAGCAAATAGAAGCCAATTAACTTCTTTATTGCAATCGCTTTGGAATTCTATGATTGTAGATATTTCAAAAACACGATCTATTTCTGAGTCAGATTTAAATATTATAGCAGACACTTTAGGAGGTAGAACTCCTAAATATGCAAAACAGTCAGGATTGATTGATGATGTTGTTTTTTATGATGAGTATGAGAGTAAACTGGCAAATGCTCTAAAAATTAAGAAAGACGAAGACATTAACTACAGCACCTTAGATGACTATGTAAAGTATTCGAATAAGAAGAAATTAAAATCTGGTGATGATAAAATTGCCATCGTTTTCGCACAAGGTGAAATTTTATATGGTGAAGGTGGTCCGAATATTATCGGTCAAGGTATTATAAACGAAGCATTGATTAAAGCTCGTGAAGATGAAGATGTAAAGGCGATTGTTCTACGTGTAAACTCGCCAGGCGGGAGTGCTTTGACTTCAGATATTATTTGGAGAGAAGTTGCACTTGCCAAGAAAGTGAAGCCTGTAATAGTATCAATGGGTAATGTTGCTGCATCTGGTGGTTATTACATTGCTGCTGGTGCAGATAAGATTTTTGCTGAACCAACTACCATAACTGGTTCTATAGGTGTATTTGGTACTGTGCCGAACATGACTGAATTAGCTGGTGATATAGGTATTAATGCAGAGCAAGTAGGTACAAATAAAAATGCTGTCGAGTATTCGCTTTTCGAGCCAATGCAAGAAAGTTTTAAAAATCAAATTCAAGAGAGTATAGAAGAAACCTACCAAACATTTCTACAACGAGTATCTGAAGGTAGAAATATGACCATGGCGCAAGTAGATAGTGTAGCACAGGGTAGAGTTTGGAGCGGTACCGAAGCTTTGGAAGTTGGTTTGGTAGATGAGTTAGGTAATTTAGATGATGCTATTGAAGCGGCTGCTGAGTTAGCTTCTTTAAGCTCATACGGAATTAAGAAGTTTCCGAAATATAAAAGCGGATTTGAGCGCTTTATGGAAGATTTAGAAGGCGCTAGTCTTCAAATCAAAGAAAATTTATTGAAAGATGAAATAGGCGATGAGGCATATAAAGTGCTAAAGGAACTGCAATCTTTTAAAGAGCAAAAGGGTATACAGGCTAGAATGCCGTTTGCATTAGATATTAAGTAA
- the folK gene encoding 2-amino-4-hydroxy-6-hydroxymethyldihydropteridine diphosphokinase, translating into MGVYKTAFLSIGSNLGNRQLLLQKAIFEIGKITGEIRQVSAVYETPSWGFEGEDFLNACLELQTLLSPEDLLAKLLSIETDFGRERSEGNNYQSRTLDIDIIYYEKEVINTTNLTVPHPKMQDRKFILKPLADITPQFYHPILNKDTRNLLQECKDKSTITKQIKRLFKSRHTFFASLEYVAIEGNIGAGKTTLATKISEDFNAKLILERFAENPFLPNFYEDQARYAFPLEMSFLADRYQQFTEDTNQLDLFKSFMVSDYDIYKSLIFAKVTLQQNEFDLYRKVFNFMYKEVKKPKVYVYLYQTTERLLEQIKKRGRDYEQNIELTYLEKINRGYFDFLRTYPKENQLIIDVSELDFVSHKSDYETVLTKIEDFALANT; encoded by the coding sequence ATGGGAGTATACAAAACAGCATTCTTATCTATTGGCAGTAATTTAGGCAACCGTCAATTATTATTACAAAAAGCTATTTTCGAAATCGGCAAAATAACCGGCGAAATTAGACAGGTTTCTGCTGTCTATGAAACTCCGTCTTGGGGTTTTGAGGGTGAAGATTTTTTGAATGCTTGTTTAGAATTACAGACATTGCTTTCCCCAGAAGACTTACTTGCTAAATTATTATCGATAGAGACCGATTTTGGAAGAGAACGAAGTGAAGGAAATAATTACCAGAGCAGAACTTTAGACATTGATATCATTTATTACGAAAAGGAGGTAATAAATACTACCAACTTAACTGTACCGCACCCTAAAATGCAAGACAGAAAGTTTATTCTGAAACCACTTGCTGATATTACTCCGCAATTCTATCACCCTATTTTAAATAAGGATACAAGAAATTTATTGCAAGAATGTAAGGACAAAAGCACCATAACAAAACAAATAAAAAGACTTTTTAAAAGCAGGCATACATTTTTTGCTAGCTTGGAGTATGTTGCCATTGAAGGAAATATTGGAGCAGGTAAAACAACATTGGCAACTAAAATTTCTGAAGACTTTAATGCAAAATTGATTTTAGAACGATTTGCCGAGAATCCGTTTTTACCTAATTTCTATGAGGATCAAGCGAGGTATGCTTTCCCTCTAGAGATGTCTTTTTTAGCAGACCGTTATCAGCAATTTACAGAAGACACAAATCAATTAGACCTTTTTAAGAGCTTTATGGTAAGTGATTATGATATTTATAAATCATTGATATTTGCCAAGGTTACCCTACAACAAAATGAATTTGACCTCTACAGAAAGGTGTTTAACTTTATGTACAAAGAAGTTAAAAAGCCCAAAGTATACGTTTATCTGTATCAAACAACAGAAAGATTACTAGAGCAAATAAAGAAACGTGGTAGGGACTATGAACAGAATATAGAACTCACCTACCTAGAGAAAATTAACCGTGGTTATTTTGACTTCCTAAGAACATACCCTAAAGAAAATCAATTGATTATAGACGTGAGCGAACTTGATTTTGTGAGTCACAAAAGTGATTACGAAACTGTTTTAACTAAGATTGAAGACTTTGCATTAGCCAATACATGA
- a CDS encoding RNA methyltransferase, translated as MRKLRNEELDRIDVEGYKLAGKSPIIIVLDNIRSLNNIGSVFRTADAFLIEKIYLCGITAKPPHKDIHKTALGATDSVDWEHVDDTMVLVERLKKEGCHIISVEQAENATQLNEYMPAKDKKQVLIFGNEVKGVAQNVVTASDEVLEIPQFGTKHSLNISVSVGVVVWDCWSKLNA; from the coding sequence ATGAGAAAATTAAGAAATGAGGAGTTAGATAGAATTGATGTGGAAGGGTATAAGCTTGCCGGTAAATCTCCCATAATTATTGTTCTTGATAATATAAGAAGTTTAAATAATATTGGATCGGTCTTTAGAACTGCCGATGCTTTTTTGATTGAAAAAATATACTTGTGTGGTATTACTGCTAAACCGCCTCATAAAGATATTCATAAAACGGCATTGGGTGCTACCGACAGTGTCGATTGGGAGCATGTTGATGATACGATGGTTTTAGTCGAAAGATTAAAAAAAGAGGGTTGTCATATTATATCCGTAGAGCAAGCAGAAAATGCAACGCAGCTTAACGAATATATGCCTGCCAAAGATAAAAAGCAGGTGCTTATTTTTGGAAATGAGGTTAAGGGTGTTGCCCAAAATGTGGTAACTGCTAGTGATGAGGTTTTGGAGATACCGCAATTCGGCACCAAGCATTCATTGAATATTTCTGTTAGTGTGGGTGTTGTAGTGTGGGATTGCTGGAGTAAATTAAACGCATAA
- the mutS gene encoding DNA mismatch repair protein MutS, producing MKQYNTIKTKYPDALLLFRVGDFYETFGEDAVKASRILGIILTNRNNGGERTELAGFPHHSLNTYLPKLVKAGQRVAICDQLEDPKQTKTIVKRGVTELVTPGVAMNDDILNSKTNNFLCAVHFGRKKIGIAFVDISTGEFLTSEGSEEQIDKLLQNFSPNEILISKAHKKEFLEVFGKNHHLFYLEDWVFQEDYALENLTSHFNTNTLKGFGVDHLTCGVIASGVVLHYLGETQHRQLQHISKLQRIAEDDYIWMDRFTIKNLELYHSTNVNAVTLLDVIDKTISPMGGRMIKRWLALPLKNLEKIKRRQQIVSFLHDEEVVLEKFQHHIKQMGDLERLISKVATGKVNPKEVVQLKNSLEALIPIKQLATSSKNESLALTGDQIQSCDLLRAKIKEMLSEEAPVNILKGSTIAKGFSEELDELRGLATSGKNYLNKMLERETAATGITSLKIASNNVFGYYIEVRNTHKDKVPETWTRKQTLVNAERYITEELKEYEAKILGAEDRISTLEQQLFSQLVVWMQEYIAPVQNNAHLIAQLDCLCGFAQLAKENTYNCPSLNDSTDLEIKDGRHPVIEKQLPLGEQYIANDLQLDRSNQQFIMITGPNMSGKSALLRQTALIVLLAQMGSFVPAESAKIGVVDKIFTRVGASDNISMGESTFMVEMNETASILNNLSERSLVLLDEIGRGTSTYDGISIAWAISEYLHEHPARAKTMFATHYHELNEMTNTFNRIKNYNVAIKELKDTVLFLRKLVPGGSEHSFGIHVAKMAGMPQQVIQKANKILKKLENKHVSEDVKDKLKSDSDEMQLSFFNLDDPLLEEIKDEITNLDIDTLTPVEALMKLNEIKRLLTKGKKATS from the coding sequence ATGAAGCAATATAATACCATCAAGACCAAGTATCCTGATGCATTATTGCTATTTCGAGTAGGCGATTTTTATGAGACTTTTGGTGAAGATGCAGTAAAGGCTTCTCGCATATTAGGTATTATTCTAACCAATAGAAATAATGGTGGCGAGCGAACCGAATTAGCTGGTTTTCCGCATCATTCTCTAAATACCTATTTACCTAAATTGGTAAAAGCAGGTCAGCGCGTTGCAATATGCGACCAGTTAGAAGATCCAAAACAAACAAAAACTATTGTCAAAAGAGGTGTGACCGAATTGGTTACCCCAGGTGTGGCAATGAACGACGATATCTTAAACTCTAAGACTAATAATTTTCTATGTGCCGTTCACTTCGGAAGAAAGAAAATAGGTATTGCGTTCGTTGATATTTCTACCGGTGAGTTTTTAACCTCAGAAGGTAGCGAAGAGCAAATAGACAAATTATTACAGAATTTCTCACCTAATGAGATTTTAATATCCAAAGCGCATAAAAAAGAATTCTTAGAGGTATTTGGCAAAAACCATCACCTGTTTTACTTAGAAGACTGGGTTTTTCAAGAAGATTACGCCCTAGAAAATCTTACATCTCACTTCAATACCAATACATTAAAAGGTTTTGGCGTAGATCATTTAACCTGCGGTGTTATTGCGTCGGGTGTGGTTTTACATTATTTAGGTGAAACACAACATCGCCAATTACAGCATATATCTAAATTACAACGAATAGCTGAAGATGATTATATATGGATGGATCGGTTCACCATTAAAAATCTAGAACTTTACCATTCTACCAATGTCAATGCTGTAACACTTTTAGATGTTATTGATAAAACCATCTCACCAATGGGTGGTCGAATGATTAAAAGATGGCTTGCCTTACCGCTTAAAAATTTAGAAAAAATTAAAAGGAGACAACAAATTGTTTCTTTCTTACATGATGAAGAAGTTGTTTTAGAAAAATTTCAGCATCATATTAAACAAATGGGCGATTTGGAACGGTTAATTTCTAAAGTCGCTACAGGCAAGGTAAACCCTAAGGAAGTAGTACAGCTTAAAAATTCTTTAGAAGCCTTAATTCCCATAAAGCAATTAGCCACCTCATCTAAAAACGAGTCACTAGCTTTAACAGGAGACCAAATACAATCTTGCGATTTATTACGCGCTAAAATAAAAGAGATGCTTAGCGAAGAAGCACCTGTAAATATTTTAAAAGGAAGTACGATCGCAAAAGGATTTTCTGAAGAATTAGACGAGCTTAGAGGATTAGCAACTTCAGGAAAAAACTATCTAAACAAAATGCTTGAAAGGGAAACTGCCGCAACAGGCATAACATCCCTTAAAATAGCCTCTAATAATGTCTTCGGATATTACATAGAAGTTAGAAACACCCATAAAGATAAAGTACCTGAAACATGGACGCGTAAGCAAACTTTGGTAAATGCAGAACGTTATATCACAGAAGAACTTAAAGAATACGAAGCAAAAATTCTAGGAGCAGAAGACCGAATCTCAACTTTAGAACAACAATTATTTTCTCAATTGGTCGTATGGATGCAAGAGTACATTGCCCCTGTACAAAATAACGCACACCTTATTGCTCAATTAGATTGCCTTTGTGGTTTTGCACAACTTGCAAAAGAAAACACATACAACTGCCCCTCTTTAAATGACTCTACAGATTTAGAAATAAAAGACGGAAGGCACCCGGTTATAGAAAAACAACTGCCTTTAGGCGAACAGTATATTGCCAACGATTTACAACTAGACAGATCCAATCAACAATTTATAATGATTACCGGCCCGAATATGAGCGGTAAGTCTGCCTTATTACGACAAACAGCATTAATTGTCCTTCTTGCACAAATGGGAAGCTTTGTACCCGCAGAATCGGCTAAAATTGGTGTTGTAGATAAAATATTCACTCGCGTTGGTGCTAGTGACAATATTTCAATGGGCGAATCTACTTTTATGGTAGAAATGAATGAAACGGCATCTATACTTAATAATCTCTCTGAGCGAAGTCTTGTTTTATTGGATGAAATTGGTCGTGGCACAAGTACCTATGATGGTATATCGATTGCTTGGGCAATTTCTGAATATCTACATGAGCACCCAGCAAGAGCGAAAACAATGTTTGCCACCCATTACCATGAGCTTAATGAGATGACCAACACCTTCAATCGCATTAAAAACTATAATGTTGCTATAAAAGAGCTAAAGGATACGGTTTTATTTCTACGAAAATTAGTTCCCGGTGGTAGTGAACATAGTTTTGGTATACATGTAGCTAAAATGGCAGGCATGCCCCAACAAGTAATTCAGAAGGCAAATAAAATTTTGAAAAAGTTGGAAAATAAACACGTAAGTGAAGATGTCAAAGACAAATTAAAAAGTGATTCTGACGAAATGCAATTGAGTTTTTTCAATTTAGACGACCCCTTATTAGAAGAAATTAAGGACGAAATCACGAATTTAGACATAGATACACTAACTCCGGTAGAAGCATTGATGAAATTAAATGAGATTAAAAGGCTGTTAACCAAGGGTAAAAAGGCTACTTCATAA